The proteins below come from a single Capricornis sumatraensis isolate serow.1 chromosome 14, serow.2, whole genome shotgun sequence genomic window:
- the NMNAT1 gene encoding nicotinamide/nicotinic acid mononucleotide adenylyltransferase 1, with amino-acid sequence MENSEKTEVVLLACGSFNPITNMHLRLFELAKDYMHGTGKYKVIKGIISPVGDAYKKKGLISACHRVIMAELATKNSKWIEVDTWESLQKEWTETAKVLRHHQEKLEASSCDPQQNSPVLEKPGRKRKWAEQKQDFSEKKSLEQTKTKGVPKVKLLCGADFLESFGVPNLWKSEDITKILGDHGLICITRAGNDAQKFIYESDVLWKHQNNIHLVNEWITNDISSTKIRRALRRGQSIRYLVPDLVQEYIEKHNLYSSESEERNVGVVLAPLQRNTTEVKA; translated from the exons ATGGAGAACTCAGAGAAGACAGAAGTAGTTCTCCTTGCTTGTGGGTCCTTTAATCCTATCACCAACATGCACCTCCGGCTGTTTGAGCTGGCCAAGGACTACATGCATGGAACAG GAAAATATAAAGTTATCAAAGGCATAATTTCTCCAGTCGGCGATGCATATAAGAAGAAAGGACTCATCTCTGCCTGTCACCGAGTTATCATGGCAGAACTTGCCACCAAGAACTCAAAATGGATAGAAGTTGATACATGGGAAAGTCTTCAGAAAGAGTGGACAGAGACAGCCAAGGTGCTAAG ACACCATCAAGAGAAGCTGGAGGCCAGTAGCTGTGATCCCCAGCAGAACTCACCTGTGCTGGAAAAGCCTGGACGGAAGAGAAAGTGGGCTGAACAAAAACAAGATTTTAGTGAAAAGAAATCCCTAGAGCAAACAAAAACGAAAG gTGTGCCAAAGGTGAAGCTGCTGTGTGGAGCAGATTTTTTGGAGTCCTTTGGTGTGCCCAATCTATGGAAGAGTGAGGATATCACCAAAATCCTGGGAGACCACGGGCTCATATGTATTACTCGGGCTGGGAATGATGCCCAAAAGTTCATCTACGAATCCGACGTGCTGTGGAAACACCAGAACAACATTCACTTGGTGAACGAATGGATCACCAATGACATCTCCTCCACGAAGATCCGGCGAGCCCTCAGGAGGGGCCAGAGCATTCGCTACTTGGTCCCCGATCTTGTACAAGAATATATTGAAAAGCATAATCTGTATAGCTCTGAGAGTGAGGAGAGGAATGTTGGAGTGGTCCTGGCTCCTTTGCAGAGAAACACTACAGAAGTTAAGGCATAA